From Hydra vulgaris chromosome 07, alternate assembly HydraT2T_AEP, a single genomic window includes:
- the LOC136082658 gene encoding putative nuclease HARBI1, with protein MWMRRIFMERSRKGLFNVLVKDLKLFDSVYFFQSFRMSSQTFEILLSWVAPFISKSSLRRAVATAEERLCIALRYLVTGNAQITIAISFRMSPTTIGRIIIETCKVIWNVICKKGYLLAPSSQKELLEISSEFYERWIFPHCLGAIDGKHVSIKSQARSGSMYFNYKKTFSIVLLTTCNAKYEFTLVDIGGSGRQSDGGIYNNSKVGSATLKPHMMRPYPRRTNLDKTEIVFNYRLSRGRRVIENSFGVLASRFRIFRRPIVLKVENVKIVVKATVALHNFLMRIQIKTDNFSYCPSHYVDQETLHESIPGLWRKETNNYLGLKSIQCQGAHNFIKKAKSIRNNYKDYFNSEEG; from the coding sequence ATGTGGATGCGTAGAATTTTTATGGAACGTTCACGAAAAGGTCTTTTTAATGTATtagtaaaagatttaaaactatttgacaGTGTATACTTCTTTCAGAGTTTTCGCATGAGTTcacaaacttttgaaatattactaTCATGGGTTGCTCCATTTATATCTAAATCTTCTCTAAGACGGGCAGTTGCAACTGCTGAAGAAAGACTATGTATAGCATTAAGATATCTTGTTACTGGCAATGCTCAGATAACAATCGCAATAAGTTTCAGAATGAGCCCTACAACTATAGGAAGAATTATCATAGAAACATGTAAAGTAATTTGGAatgttatttgtaaaaaaggatATTTGTTAGCACCATCTTCACAAAAAGAATTGCTTGAAATATCTTCTGAGTTCTACGAAAGATGGATTTTTCCTCATTGTCTTGGGGCAATAGATGGTAAACATGTAAGTATTAAGTCACAAGCCCGAAGTGGCTCAATGtattttaactacaaaaaaacatttagcattGTACTTTTAACAACGTGTAATGCAAAGTATGAATTCACTTTGGTTGATATAGGTGGCTCCGGGCGTCAAAGTGACGGTGGTATTTACAATAATAGCAAAGTTGGATCCGCTACACTAAAGCCGCATATGATGAGGCCTTATCCCAGAAGAACTAATCTCGATAAAACAGAAATTGTGTTTAACTATCGCTTATCAAGAGGAAGAAGAGTAATTGAGAACTCTTTTGGGGTATTGGCTAGCAGATTCCGAATATTTAGAAGACCGATAgtattaaaagttgaaaatgtgaaaattgttgTAAAAGCAACTGTGGCTCTGCACAACTTTCTAATGagaatacaaataaaaacagataattTCTCATATTGCCCAAGTCATTATGTTGATCAAGAAACTTTACACGAGAGTATTCCTGGTCTATGgagaaaagaaacaaataattatCTAGGACTTAAATCAATTCAATGTCAAGGAGCccataattttatcaaaaaagcaaaatctataagaaataattataaagattaCTTTAATTCGGAAGAGGGCTAA